Genomic segment of Arthrobacter antioxidans:
CCGACAAGATGGACAAGGCCGTGGAGGTCGCAAAGGAGGACTTCGCGACGGTCCGTACGGGCCGCGCCAACGCCTCCCTGTTCTCCAAGGTGGTCGTCATGTACTACGGCGCCCCCACCCCGCTGCAGCAGCTCGCGTCCTTCCAGAACCCGGAGGCGCGCACCCTGCTCATCACCCCGTTCGACCGCGCCTCCCTCAACGACATCGAGCGTGCGCTGCGCGACTCCGATCTCGGCGCGAACCCGTCCAACGACGGCAACGTGATCCGGGTGGTCCTGCCCGAGCTGACGCAGGAGCGCCGCAAGGAGTACGTGAAGCTGGTGAAGACCAAGGCCGAGGACGCCAAGATCTCCATCCGCAACGTCCGCCGCAAGGCCAAGGACGGCATCGACAAGGCCGTCAAGGACGGCGACGCCGGTGAGGACGAGGGCTCGCGTGCGGAGAAGGAACTCGACGCCATGACCAAGGCGCGCGTGGACCTCATCGACGAGCTCCTGAAGCGCAAGGAAACGGAGCTGCTCGAGGTCTGATGGCAGATCACAATCCTCCCGGCGCGGGCCTCGGGCGTGTCCCGGAGCCCGACGCCGGGACAGCGACCGCCGCGGCGCCCCTCGCCGGTGCCGCCCCGGGCGACGCCGCCGGCTCCCGCCGGGCACGGCGCGCCGGCGGGACGTCCGGGTTCGGACTGCTGAAGCGGCGCAGGCCCCCCCGCGATCCCGGTGCCCCGTCGCGCGCCGGGCGCAACCTCCCGGCGGCGATCGGCGTGGGCGCGGGACTCCTCATCCCTGTCCTGGTGGGGCTGCTGTTCTTCCCGGTCGTCTTCGCGGGCATCGTGACCCTCTTCGCGGCCGTGGGCGTGTGGGAGATCTCCCGGGCGCTGGGTCTGCGCCGCATCCGCGTGCCGTTCGTGCCGACCATGGCGGGAACACTCGTGCTCCCGTTCTCCGCCTACTTCGCCGGCCCCGAGGGGCTCGCCGCAGCGACCGTCGCCGCCGTCGTCGTCATCTTCCTGTGGCGCTCGCTCGACCCTGCACCGGATGCCGCGAAGAGCCTCATGGCCGGGACGTTCACCCTGCTCTGGGTGCCGTTCATGATGAGCTTCGCGATGCTCCTGATGCGCGCGGAGGAAGGCTACCTCGTCATCGCCACGATCCTGCTGCTCGTGGTCGCGAACGACACCTTCGGGTACCTGGTCGGAGCGTTCTTCGGCAAGCACCCCATGGCGCCGAAGATCAGCCCCAAGAAGTCCTGGGAGGGCTTCGGCGGATCCATCGGTGGCGCGATGATCATCGGCGGGCTGTGCGCGGTGCTCCTGCTCGGTCAGCCGCTGTGGATCGGGCTGGCCCTCGCGGTCGTCGTCGTCGCCTCGGCCACCGCCGGCGACTTCGCCGAGTCGATGATCAAGCGGGAGCTCGGCGTGAAGGACATGGGCACGATCCTCCCCGGTCACGGGGGTGTGATGGACCGGCTCGATTCGATCGTCCTGGCGTGCCCGGTGGCGTATCTGCTGTCCGCTACATTGGTACCGGGGTTGCTCTGACCGCAGGCCGGCGGGCGATCCCGGGGCCTGCGGGCCCTTGACTGTCCCTCGATGGCTCAGGCGGAAGGATCAGCCCACATGGACCTCGCTCGCCCCGACAGCCCCCCGTTCGCGCGCGTCGGACGCCGGGAGGTCGGCTACAACACCCGCCAGGTGGACCGCTTCCTGACCAGGGCACGCAGCTCCTACGACGGGGAGGGTCCGGCGACGGACGCCATCACCAGCGGGGACGTCCGCTCCATGGCCTTCGACCCGGCCCGCGGCGGGTACGAGCCGCAGGCCGTCGACGCCGCACTGGACCGGCTCGAGGACGTCCTCGCGCAGCGGGAACGCGACCACCTGATCAGGACCGAGGGCGAGGACGCGTGGCTGCGGCAGATCGGCCGGACCGCCGCCGTGCTCCGCCGCAGGCTCCACCGCCCGGCGGGCGAACGTTTCCGCCGCCCCTCGAAGCCGGGCACCCCGAGCTACAGCGTCGAGGACGTCGACCGCCTGTGCGACGACCTCCTGCAGTACCTCGAGAACCATGTCCCGATGAGCGTCGACGTCGTCCGCCGCGCCGTGTTCCGGGAGGCCCAGGGAGCGGACGGCTACGAGGAGGCCCAGGTGGATGCCTTCCTGGACCGCGTCATCGAGCTGATGGCCGGGATCGACTGACCTAGCGCGGTTCGGGCGTGTGGAGGCGCGCCAGGACGCGCGACGCCGTCGTCGGCCGCCGTCCCGCCGTGGCGCGCGAGACGAGCACCATGGTGAGGAACGCCGCGGGTACCGTCCACAGGGCCGGCTGGCTGAGCCACACCCAGCGGTCGTCCGCCTCGGGCCCCAGCAGGGCGGTGGCGGCGATCGCCCCGCCGCACAGGACGGCGCCGACGAGCATCCCCGCGATCGCGCCGGCGTCCGTGAGGCCCCGCCACCAGATGCCCAGCAGCAGCAGCGGGCAGATGGTGGAGGCGGTGAACGCGAACACGGACCCGACGCTTCCGGCCAGCGCGAGGGTGTCCGTGAGGAGGGCGATCACCAGGGGGACGATCGTGGACAGCAGTGCGGCCCGCCGGAAGCCCGTCACGCTGCCCTGGAAGAACTCCTGGCTGATCACGCCCGCGAGGGAGACCACGAGGCCGCTCGTCGTGGACAGGAACGCGGCGAAGGCGCCCGCGGTCACCAGGGCGGACAGCAGGTCGCCCGTCGCGCCGTCGAAGATGCGCCCGGGGAGCAGGAGGACCGTCGCGTCCGCGGCGCCTCCCGCCGCGAGTTCGGGGGTGTGGATCCGCCCGAGGATCCCGTACACGGTGGGGAACAGGTAGAAGACCGAGAGCAGGCCGAGCACGAGCACCGTGGTGCGCCGCGCCGACGCCCCGTCGGGGTTCGTGTAGAAGCGCACGAGCACGTGGGGGAGCCCGAGGGTGCCGAACAGGAGCGCGATGACGAGCGAGATCGTGCCGTACAGGGAGGCATGCGCCGTCGTGTTCAGGTCGGTGGTGAACGCGCTGCCGCCCGCCGTGATCGAGGCCCCGTCGGCACCCAGGCGGAACAGGATGAACGCCGCCGGGACGGCGAGGGCCGTCAGCTTCAGCCAGTACTGGAAGGCCTGGACGAACGTGATGGAGCGCATGCCGCCCGTGACCACGCTCAGGCACACCACGACGACGACGGCGAGCGGTCCCACCCACGACGGCAGCCCCGTGGTGATCTGCACCGTCAGGGCCGCCCCGTGGAGCTGCGGCACGATGTACAGCCAGCCGACGACGACGACGAGCATGCTCGTCACGCGGCGCACCAGCAGCGAGTCCAGCCGCGCCTGCGCGAAGTCGGGGATGGTGTAGGCGCCCGAGCGGCGCAGCGGCGCGGCGACGAACAGCAGGAGCATCAGGTAGCCGGCGGTGTACCCGATCGGGAACCAGAGGGCGTCCACCCCGGAGATGAGGATGAGCCCGGCGACGCCGAGGAAGCTCGCCGCGGACAGGTACTCGCCGCCGATCGCGGAGGCGTTCCACCAGGGGCGGACCGTCCGGGAGGCCACGTAGAAGTCCCCGGTGGTCCGGGAGATCCGCAGGCCGTAGATGCCGATGAGCACGGTGCTGAGGGCCACGAGGAGCAGGGCCGTGTAGCCGACGGCGGGGCTGAGGTGCAGGCTGCCGGCGTCGAGCGCGTCAGTCATCGTCGACGAGGTCCTGGAAGCGCCGCTCGTTGCGGGAGGCGCTGCGCACGTAGAGGACCGCGCAGCCGATGACGAGCGGGTAGACCCCGAGGCCGAGGATCAGCCAGGGGACGGGGACCGTCAGGACGGTCATCGTCTCGATGTCCGGGAACACCGCGAGCAGCACCGGGATGCCCATCAGGATCACCAGGAAGCCGCCCGCCACCACGAGGGCGAGGCGCAGCTGCGACCGGATCAGGGAGGCGACGAACAGCTGGCCCAGCTCCGACTGCTCGGCCATCTCGCGGGCCACGGGGAAGGACGCCCCCGTGGCGCGGGCGGCCGTCCTCGGGGCGGTCACCCGGACACGGCGGGGCTGCTCGGGCTGCTCCTGCGTCATCGGGGGGCTTCGGGGCTCACTGGCCCGGCCGGAGGCGGGTGGCCTCGAGCTTCTCGCGGACGTCGGGGAGGTGCCGGCGGCTGACCGGCAGTTCGGCGTCGCCGACGAACAGGCTCGCCCGGCCGGCGCTGATCCGGACCTTCCGGACCTGGTCCATCGCCACGAGGTAGGAGCGGTGCGTTCGGAGGAAGCCCGCCTCGGCCCACTGGCGCTCGAGGTCGTTGAGCGGGATCCGGATGAGGTAGCTCGCCTCGGACGTGTGCAGGCGCGCGTAGTCGCCCTGCGCCTGGACGTAGCGCACGTCGTCGCGCCGGATCATGCGGCTGACGCCGCCCTGGTCCACGGTGATGACCTCCGGCGCCGGCGTCGAGCCCTCCATCAGCTCGCACACCCGGCGGACCGATTCCGCGAGGCGTTCGGTGCGCACGGGCTTCAGCAGGTAGTCGACCGCGCGCAGCTCGAAGGCCTCCAGGGCGCGGTCCTCGTCGGCGGTGACGAACACGACGGCGGGCGGACGGCTGAAACGGGAGATCACCCGGGCGATGTCCAGCCCCGAGAGGGACGGCATGTGGATGTCGAGGAACAGGGCGTCGACGCTGTGCTGCTCGAGGGCCCTCAGCGCCTCCGCGCCGCTGGAGGCGCGGTGGATGGTCCCCACCCGCGCGTCCCTGCCGAGCAGGAACGCCAGTTCCTCGACGGCGGGGAGTTCATCGTCGGCGACGACCACAGTGAGCATGCGTTATAGATTACGCGTCTCAGGCCCGGTGGTCGGGCTGCGACTTGGGCACGCGCATCGTGATGAGCGTCCCGGCGCCGGGCGCGGTGTCGATGATCAGCCCGTGGTCGTCGCCGTACACCTGGCGCAGGCGGGAGTCGACGTTGCGCAGGCCCACGTGCACGCCCTCCGTGTGCCCGGCCAGCACGGACCGGAGGTGTTCGGGCTCGATCCCCACGCCGTCGTCCTCGATGGTCACCTCGGCGAAGGCCCCGACGTCGTGCGCGGTGATGGTGATGTTCCCGATGCCGTCCTTCGAATCGAGGCCGTGGCGTACCGCGTTCTCGACGAGCGGCTGGAGGCTGAGGAACGGGATGACGGTGCTGAGGACCTCCGGGCCGATCTCGAGGCTGACCTTGAGCCGGTCGCCGAACCGGGCGCGTTCCAGCAGGAGGTAGCGGTCGATGCTGCGCAGCTCCTCCGCCACCGTCGTGAAGTCGCCGTGGCGGCGGAAGGAGTAGCGCGTGAAGTCGGCGAACTCGACCACGAGGTCGCGGGCACGCTGCGGATCCGTGTTGATGAAGGACGCGATCGCGTTGAGCGAGTTGTAGATGAAGTGCGGGCTGATCTGCGCCCGCAGGGCCCGCACCTCCGCCTCCGCGAGGAGCCGGCGCGAATAGTCCAGCTCGGCGAGCTCCACCTGGGTGGACACCCACCCGGCGAGCTCGTTCGTGGCCCGGACGAGGCCGGCGTTGACGTCCTCGGCGACGGCCCCGACGGTGCCGACCACGCGGTCGTCCACGCGGACGGGGGAGAGGACCAGCTCGCCGGGTTCCGCCAGCCCCGCGGCCTCGAGGCGCTGGCGCCGGAAGATCTGGGTGCGGCCGCTCTCGAGGACCTGCCGGACCAGGGGCATCACGTCCGGCGGCGTCCCGCGCCCGCCGTCCCAGGCGAGCACCCCGGCGTCGTCGCTGATCATGAGCACGTCGCACCGCAGGAGTCCGTGGAGGTACCGGCTCGCCTTGGACGCACCCGCCGGCGTGAGTCCCTCGCGCAGGTGCTCGGAGGCGAGGGAGGCGGTGTGGAGCGTGGCGTAGGTGGCGCGGTCGGCGTCGGACCCGAGGTCCCGGTACGAGCGCGACAGCCGGAAGCCGAGCGAGGCGACCACGGCGAGGGTGATGACGACGACGGCGCACACCAGGGCGGTGTCGACGGCGGCGCTGAACATGGCTCCAGCGTATCCGTCCGGGCTCCCCGGTCGTCCCGCCGGATGACCGTTCACCGCACCTACCGGCGCGCTCGGCGACGAACGCCCGTGTCCGGCTGGTGCGACCCGCGGCCGTCCCGCACAGTGATGGGAGTCACACCGACGTGCCTTCCTGTGCTGCGACGGTGCCGCCCTCGCGGCTGGAGTGACTCCCGAACTAGAAGGAGGAACCATGGGCTCGCACCCAGGAGAGCCGGACGCCGGCTCCGGTCCTGCCGTCGACTTCACCGAAGTCCAGCAGACCGAGCAGTTCAGGGAACTGCGCAAGCGCCACCGCAGTTTCGTCTTCCCCATGGCAGTGTTCTTCCTGCTCTGGTACTTCGCCTACGTGCTGCTGGCCGCCTACGCGGTCGACTTCATGGCCACGCCGGTGGTCGGCAACATCAACATCGGCATCATCCTGGGGCTGCTGCAGTTCGTCAGCACCTTCGCCATCACCATGTGGTACGTCAGCTATGCCAACCGGCGCCTCGACCCCATCGCCGCGAACCTCCGCCACGAGCTCGAGGAAGCGGCACCCGAAGCGTTCATCGACCCGTCAGGTGGAAAGAAATGATCCCTCTCATGAGTGCGGGCGTCCGCGTCCCGCTCCAGACCGCGGAGACGACGACGGTCGGCTCGCCGCTGCTCAACATCACCATCTTCGGACTGTTCGTCGCCGTCACCCTGGTGATCGTGCTCCGGGCGAGCCGCAACAACAAGACCGCGGCCGACTACTACGCCGCAGGCCGCTCCTTCACCGGCGGGCAGAACGGCACCGCGATCGCGGGGGACTACCTCTCGGCGGCGTCGTTCCTCGGCATCGTCGGCGCGATCGCCATCAACGGCTATGACGGGTTCCTGTACTCGATCGGCTTCCTCGTCGCGTGGCTCGTGGCGCTGCTGCTGGTCGCGGAGCTCCTCCGCAACACCGGCAAGTTCACCATGGCGGATGTGCTCTCCTTCCGCCTGAAGCAGCGTCCCGTCCGCATCGCCGCGGCCATCACCACGCTGGCCGTCTGCTTCTTCTACCTCCTCGCGCAGATGGCGGGCGCCGGTGGGCTCGTCTCGCTGCTGCTCGGCATCGACGACCGCCTCGGCCAGTCCCTGGTCATCACGGTCGTCGGCGTGCTGATGATCATGTACGTCCTCATCGGCGGCATGAAGGGCACCACCTGGGTGCAGATCATCAAGGCCTGCCTGCTGATCGCCGGCGCGTTCATCATGACCGTCTGGGTCCTGGCCATCCACGGCTTCAACCTCTCCACGCTGCTCGGTGCGGCGATCGAGACCTCGGGCAACGCGGCCATCACGAGCCCCGGCCTGCAGTACGGCCTCAGCTCCATCACGCGCCTCGACTTCCTCTCGCTGGCGCTCGCGCTCGTGCTCGGCACCGCGGCCCTGCCGCACGTGCTCATGCGCTTCTACACCGTCCCGACGGCGAAGGAGGCCCGTCGGTCCGTGGTCTGGGCCATCTGGCTCATCGGCGCGTTCTACCTCTTCACGCTCGTCCTCGGCTACGGTGCCAGCGCGCTGATCGGCTCGGACCGCATCCTGGCCGCTCCGGGCGGCGTGAACTCGGCGGCCCCGCTGCTCGCCTACGAGCTCGGCGGGTCGATCCTCCTCGGACTCATCTCCGCCGTCGCCTTCGCCACGATCCTCGCGGTCGTCGCAGGCCTGACCATCACCGCCGCGGCCTCCTTCGCCCACGACATCTACGCGAGCGTCATCCGCAAGGGCAAGGTCAACCCCGACGGCGAGGTCAAGGTGGCACGACGCACCGTCATCGTGATCGGCCTGCTCTCGATCGCAGGCGGCATCGGCGCGCAGGGCCAGAACGTCGCGTTCCTCGTGGCGCTCGCCTTCGCCGTGGCGGCCAGCGCCAACCTGCCGACCATCCTCTACTCGCTGTTCTGGAAGAGGTTCAACACCCAGGGTGCGGTCTGGAGCATGTACGGCGGCCTCGGCTCGGCGATCCTGCTGATCGCGCTCTCGCCCGTCGTCTCCGGCGGCGAGAAGTCGATGATCCAGGGCGCCGACTTCTCGGTGTTCCCGCTCAGCAACCCGGGCATCGTCTCGATCCCGCTGGCGTTCTTCCTCGGCTGGCTGGGCACCACGCTCTCCCGGACCCCGGAGGACCCGATGAAGCAGGCCGAGATGGAGGTGCGCTCGCTGACCGGTGTCGGAGCCGAGAAGGCCACCGACCACTGATCCGGTCCACCTGAGCACTGCCGGAGCCGCCCCACCGCATGGTGGGGCGGCTTCGTCCGTTCAGCGAGGGGCGATCAGGACGTCGGTCGCGGTCCGCGGGCCAGCAGCGGCTCGACCCGGAACGGGATCAGCTCGCCCATGGCCAGGGAGGTGTCGCAGCGCTCCACACCGTCGCACGCGAGGATCTTGCCGTTGATCCGGAACAGGTCCTCGGCGTCGACGGCGACCACGCGGACCAGGATGTCGGCCTGCCCGGTCAGGCCGAAGGCCTCGATGACCTCGGGCACCGCGGCGATGCTGCGGGTGATGGCCGCCAGTTCCCGCTGCTGCACATGGACGTGGATGAACGCCGTCAGGGGGTAGCCGAGGGCCGCGGTGCTGATGCGCCGCTCGAAGGAGAGGAAGACGCCCTTCTTCTCGAGCTGCGCCATCCTCGCCTGGACCGTGTTCCGGGACAGGCCCAGCTTCTGGGCGAGGGCGACGACGGTGCGCCGGGGGTCCTTCGCCAGGGCCTGCAGCAGGCGTGTGTCGGTGAGGTCCAGGGGATGCATAGTGCGCAACGCTAACACGGCCCTCGCGACCCCGGCAGGGCACTCTGCTCAATCGGAGGCGTTCCGGTTGTGCCGCCTGTGCGGTGTGAGTAGGGTCACAATCACTTCGGGCAACGGCGCCCGGATTCCCTCCCAGCCGTGCGGACAGCCGGCGGAGGGTCCTCTGCGAACTGCGAAGGTTGCGTGCAATGGCTCAGGACGGCACCCGGCCAGGACCGGGATCCACCGGCGGGATCGACGACGCCGCACCGGCGGGCGGGACGGTGCTCCCGGGCCCCGCCCATGCGGGGGCGGACGACCTCGTCCAGCTCATCGACCACCTCGGTGTCCGCCACGCCCACGCACGCTACGACGCGCTCGTGGCCGACGTCGACGGCGCCGCGCTGCAGAAGCTCTACGAGGACATGGTGGTGGTACGGCGCATCGACGCCGAGGCCACCGCGCTCCAGCGCCAGGGGGAGCTGGCCCTCTGGCCGCCCCTG
This window contains:
- a CDS encoding cation acetate symporter, which produces MSAGVRVPLQTAETTTVGSPLLNITIFGLFVAVTLVIVLRASRNNKTAADYYAAGRSFTGGQNGTAIAGDYLSAASFLGIVGAIAINGYDGFLYSIGFLVAWLVALLLVAELLRNTGKFTMADVLSFRLKQRPVRIAAAITTLAVCFFYLLAQMAGAGGLVSLLLGIDDRLGQSLVITVVGVLMIMYVLIGGMKGTTWVQIIKACLLIAGAFIMTVWVLAIHGFNLSTLLGAAIETSGNAAITSPGLQYGLSSITRLDFLSLALALVLGTAALPHVLMRFYTVPTAKEARRSVVWAIWLIGAFYLFTLVLGYGASALIGSDRILAAPGGVNSAAPLLAYELGGSILLGLISAVAFATILAVVAGLTITAAASFAHDIYASVIRKGKVNPDGEVKVARRTVIVIGLLSIAGGIGAQGQNVAFLVALAFAVAASANLPTILYSLFWKRFNTQGAVWSMYGGLGSAILLIALSPVVSGGEKSMIQGADFSVFPLSNPGIVSIPLAFFLGWLGTTLSRTPEDPMKQAEMEVRSLTGVGAEKATDH
- a CDS encoding DUF485 domain-containing protein produces the protein MGSHPGEPDAGSGPAVDFTEVQQTEQFRELRKRHRSFVFPMAVFFLLWYFAYVLLAAYAVDFMATPVVGNINIGIILGLLQFVSTFAITMWYVSYANRRLDPIAANLRHELEEAAPEAFIDPSGGKK
- a CDS encoding histidine kinase is translated as MFSAAVDTALVCAVVVITLAVVASLGFRLSRSYRDLGSDADRATYATLHTASLASEHLREGLTPAGASKASRYLHGLLRCDVLMISDDAGVLAWDGGRGTPPDVMPLVRQVLESGRTQIFRRQRLEAAGLAEPGELVLSPVRVDDRVVGTVGAVAEDVNAGLVRATNELAGWVSTQVELAELDYSRRLLAEAEVRALRAQISPHFIYNSLNAIASFINTDPQRARDLVVEFADFTRYSFRRHGDFTTVAEELRSIDRYLLLERARFGDRLKVSLEIGPEVLSTVIPFLSLQPLVENAVRHGLDSKDGIGNITITAHDVGAFAEVTIEDDGVGIEPEHLRSVLAGHTEGVHVGLRNVDSRLRQVYGDDHGLIIDTAPGAGTLITMRVPKSQPDHRA
- a CDS encoding Lrp/AsnC family transcriptional regulator, which encodes MHPLDLTDTRLLQALAKDPRRTVVALAQKLGLSRNTVQARMAQLEKKGVFLSFERRISTAALGYPLTAFIHVHVQQRELAAITRSIAAVPEVIEAFGLTGQADILVRVVAVDAEDLFRINGKILACDGVERCDTSLAMGELIPFRVEPLLARGPRPTS
- a CDS encoding cation acetate symporter — translated: MTDALDAGSLHLSPAVGYTALLLVALSTVLIGIYGLRISRTTGDFYVASRTVRPWWNASAIGGEYLSAASFLGVAGLILISGVDALWFPIGYTAGYLMLLLFVAAPLRRSGAYTIPDFAQARLDSLLVRRVTSMLVVVVGWLYIVPQLHGAALTVQITTGLPSWVGPLAVVVVVCLSVVTGGMRSITFVQAFQYWLKLTALAVPAAFILFRLGADGASITAGGSAFTTDLNTTAHASLYGTISLVIALLFGTLGLPHVLVRFYTNPDGASARRTTVLVLGLLSVFYLFPTVYGILGRIHTPELAAGGAADATVLLLPGRIFDGATGDLLSALVTAGAFAAFLSTTSGLVVSLAGVISQEFFQGSVTGFRRAALLSTIVPLVIALLTDTLALAGSVGSVFAFTASTICPLLLLGIWWRGLTDAGAIAGMLVGAVLCGGAIAATALLGPEADDRWVWLSQPALWTVPAAFLTMVLVSRATAGRRPTTASRVLARLHTPEPR
- a CDS encoding LytR/AlgR family response regulator transcription factor — its product is MLTVVVADDELPAVEELAFLLGRDARVGTIHRASSGAEALRALEQHSVDALFLDIHMPSLSGLDIARVISRFSRPPAVVFVTADEDRALEAFELRAVDYLLKPVRTERLAESVRRVCELMEGSTPAPEVITVDQGGVSRMIRRDDVRYVQAQGDYARLHTSEASYLIRIPLNDLERQWAEAGFLRTHRSYLVAMDQVRKVRISAGRASLFVGDAELPVSRRHLPDVREKLEATRLRPGQ
- a CDS encoding DUF485 domain-containing protein, whose translation is MTQEQPEQPRRVRVTAPRTAARATGASFPVAREMAEQSELGQLFVASLIRSQLRLALVVAGGFLVILMGIPVLLAVFPDIETMTVLTVPVPWLILGLGVYPLVIGCAVLYVRSASRNERRFQDLVDDD
- a CDS encoding phosphatidate cytidylyltransferase; protein product: MADHNPPGAGLGRVPEPDAGTATAAAPLAGAAPGDAAGSRRARRAGGTSGFGLLKRRRPPRDPGAPSRAGRNLPAAIGVGAGLLIPVLVGLLFFPVVFAGIVTLFAAVGVWEISRALGLRRIRVPFVPTMAGTLVLPFSAYFAGPEGLAAATVAAVVVIFLWRSLDPAPDAAKSLMAGTFTLLWVPFMMSFAMLLMRAEEGYLVIATILLLVVANDTFGYLVGAFFGKHPMAPKISPKKSWEGFGGSIGGAMIIGGLCAVLLLGQPLWIGLALAVVVVASATAGDFAESMIKRELGVKDMGTILPGHGGVMDRLDSIVLACPVAYLLSATLVPGLL
- the frr gene encoding ribosome recycling factor — its product is MIEETLLEATDKMDKAVEVAKEDFATVRTGRANASLFSKVVVMYYGAPTPLQQLASFQNPEARTLLITPFDRASLNDIERALRDSDLGANPSNDGNVIRVVLPELTQERRKEYVKLVKTKAEDAKISIRNVRRKAKDGIDKAVKDGDAGEDEGSRAEKELDAMTKARVDLIDELLKRKETELLEV
- a CDS encoding DivIVA domain-containing protein, with amino-acid sequence MDLARPDSPPFARVGRREVGYNTRQVDRFLTRARSSYDGEGPATDAITSGDVRSMAFDPARGGYEPQAVDAALDRLEDVLAQRERDHLIRTEGEDAWLRQIGRTAAVLRRRLHRPAGERFRRPSKPGTPSYSVEDVDRLCDDLLQYLENHVPMSVDVVRRAVFREAQGADGYEEAQVDAFLDRVIELMAGID